A segment of the Alistipes communis genome:
GGTTGGTCTTGCCCAGATTGATGAACTGTTCCCACGTGATGCCCAGCACGTCGGGGTAGTGGGCGAGGTATTGGCGGATCATCGACTCGGGGAAGGCGTCGTGGCCGGCCGGCACGGGGGTGTGGGTCGTGAAGAGCGACGACGAGCGGACCACTTCCAGCGCTTCGGAGAAGGTGAGCTTGCGGCGCACCAGATCGCGGATGCGCTCGATGCCGATAAAGGCCGCATGGCCCTCGTTGCAGTGGTAGACCTCCTGCTTGATGCCCATGGCCCTCAGGGCGCGGATGCCGCCCAGGCCGAGCAGCAGCTCCTGTTTGAGCCGGTTCTCCCAGTCGCCGCCGTAGAGGTAGTGGGTGATCTGACGGTCTTCGTCGAGATTGGCTTCGTAGTCGGTGTCGAGCAGGAAGAGGTCGGTGCGGCCGACCTGGCATCGCCAGACGCGGGCCGAGAGCGTACGCCCCGGCAGGGCGATCTGTACGGTCGTCCAGTTGCCCAGCTCGTCGCGCACGGGCGAAATCGGCAGCTTCGAGAAGTTCTGCGCCTCGTAGGTCGCCTCCTGCGCCCCCTGCGCCGAGAGCCGCTGCGTGAAGTAACCGTAACGGTAGAGCAGCCCCATGGCAACCATCGGCACGTTCTTGTCCGACGCCTCTTTGAGGTAGTCGCCGGCGAGGATGCCCAGGCCGCCCGAATAGATCTTCAACGACGAGTGCAGTCCGTATTCCATCGAGAAGTAGGCGATCGTCGGCGCCTTCGGATCGGGTTTTTCGCTCATGTATTCGTTGAACATGGCGTAGACGCCGTCGAGCATCGCAAGGAACGAACCGTCCTGTTCCAACTCCTGCAACCGTTCGAGCGGCAGCCGGTCGAGGAATACGATCGGGTTCTTCTCGCACTCCGACCACAGCTTCTGGTCGATGTACTCGAACAGGTCGCGGGCGCCGCTGGTCCAGCTCCACCAAAGGTTGTGCGAGAGCACTTCGAGGGCGTGGAGACGCTTGGGAAGCACCTTCTCGACCATCACGCGGTTCCAGTGCGGTTTTTCGGTGATGAGCTGCTGCCGCACGAAATTGATCTGTTCGGTCGCGCCGCCTCCGTCGTTGAGCACCGCACGGTTGGTACGGGTCACCGAACGTTCGATCGCTTCGGAATAGGCTTTTTCGTAGGCTGCGTAGAGTTCGCTCCACAGGGCCGTGCGCGACAGTTCGGCGGCGGCGTTGCGGGCGATTTCGACCTCCTGCGGGGTATATTTGGTGAAATGCAGCAGCGCCTTGGCGATTTCGCGAGCCGCTTCGGCGTAGTTGTCGTCGTTGCGTGCGACGAGCGTCACGCCCTCGTGTTCGCCCTGAGAACCGGCCCAGAGTCCGAATCCGGCCAGCGTGGTGGTGAGCGTCGGTACCGAGAAGGCCGTCGATTCGAGCGGCGTGTATCCCCACGGCTCGTAGTACGAGGGGAAGAGCGTCATGTCCATTCCCACCAGCAGTTCGTAGTAGCTCTTGTCGAAGATGCCGTCGCGGCCGTTGAGGTAGGTGGGGACGAAGACCACCTTCACCTTCGACGACGGGTTGGCCAGCACGCTGCCGGCGATCGAGTTGAGGATCTGATCCCATTCGGGATGTTCGAGATAGTGGGTGCAGAAGCGGTTCTGCTTGGGATCGATCGGGCTGTTTTCGTCGGCCAGATGCGCCTGCAAATCCTTGCGGGGACCGGTCGTGGCGGACGGTACGGTGATGTAGACCAGCACCTCGCGGTCGAGGGCGTCCGTTTCGGCGAGCTGTTTCAGGGCGTCGAGGAAGATGTCGATGCCTTTGTTGCGGAATTCGTAGCGGCCGCTCGTGCCGACGATCAGGGGTTCGCCGTCGAATTTGCAGCTCAGCGTCGCCTCGGCCGTGCGGATCATCGCGCGGCGTGCCTCGGCCCGTTTTTCGTCGAACTCCCTGCCGTTCCACACGAAGTCGTCCTCGAAGCCGTTGGGGGTGACGACGTCCACCGTGCTGCCCAGCAGGCTCTCGCATTCGCGGGCGGTGATTTCGCTCACGGTGCAGAACACGTCGTGTTCCTGCGAGGCGATCTTCTCGATCGAGTGTTTGGCCACGACGTTGAACTGGCGCGCCAGTTCGCCGGCGTTGAGCCGTCCCAGATCCTTGTAGAGCGGCAGCCCGTTGCCGGCCACGCAGCGGCCCGTCACCGTGGCGTGGGTCGTGAAGACCGTGGCCACGTAGGGCGAGTACTTGCGCAGGTAGAGTCCGCCGGCGGCGGTCATCCACTCGTGGAAGTGGGCCACCACCTTGTCCGTCGAGGCGCAGAAGTTCTCCACGTAGGAGGCGATGACCTGTCCGGCCGCGTGGCCGAAGAGCACCGGCTCGATGTAGTCCCACTGTCCCGAGATCGAATCGACGTGGTAGGTCTCCCACAGGAATTTCAGGATGTCGTCCTTCTTCGGGAAGAGCGACGTATAGTCGACCAGCACCGCGATCGGACGGCCGACGACGCGCCAGCGGCCGATGCGGATGCGGATGCCGTCGTTGTAGACGCTCTGGCGCCACGCTTTGAGCAGCTCGTCGTCCTCCTCGAATTCGGGATTGTCGCCTTCGCGCTGGATGTCGGGGCCGATGAGCAGATAGTTGTCGCCCAGTTTGCTTTCGACGGTGCGGGCCTTGGTCGAAACGACGGTGTGGATGCCGCCGACTTTGTTGCAGACCTCCCAGCTCACCTCGAAGAGGTAGTCGGGCGTCAGCAGTTCGTTTTCGTTCATATCTTGTCGGATTTTTGATAATTCGGTTCGTACCTGCGGTCGACAGGAAGGTGTTTCACCTGCAAAGGTACTGCCGAATGATCTATATTTGCAAATTTATAAAAATATTTAATAATAACTTAACCTTAACATTCCCAGAACAGAGCGGCGATCACGGCGTCCGACAGCAAAAACCGTTCGGCGGGGATCGCCAGCCGTCCGTCGCGCAGGGTGGCGTCGCCCGCGTCGAGCCACGGGCGCGCCGCGTCGAGCAGGGTTTCGAGCCGTGCCGGCCCGAACCGTCGCCCGATCGCCTTCGTATCGAGCCCTTCGGCCGTGCGAAGCGCCGTCATCACGGTCTCGTTATAGCGGTCGCGTTCGGTCAGGCGCTCCGATTCGTAGCGGTCGCCGCCGGCCAGGTAGCGCCCGATGTCGGCGACGGCCCAGCGCCGGCATTCGCCGTCGAACGAATGTGCCGCAGGGCCGATTCCCAGATAGGGGTCTCCGCTCCAATAGGCGCTGTTGTGGATCGCCCGGCGGCCGGGCAGGGCGTAGTTCGAGACTTCGTAGTGCTCGAATCCGGCGTCGCGGAGCGTGCGGTGCACCGTGAGGAACTCCTCTTCGCTCGTCTCTTCCGTCACGGGGGAGAACCTGCCCTGCGCCATGCGGCGGCCGAAGGCCGTCTGCGGCTCTACGGTCAAATGGTATGCCGAAACGTGCTGCACG
Coding sequences within it:
- the glgP gene encoding alpha-glucan family phosphorylase; its protein translation is MNENELLTPDYLFEVSWEVCNKVGGIHTVVSTKARTVESKLGDNYLLIGPDIQREGDNPEFEEDDELLKAWRQSVYNDGIRIRIGRWRVVGRPIAVLVDYTSLFPKKDDILKFLWETYHVDSISGQWDYIEPVLFGHAAGQVIASYVENFCASTDKVVAHFHEWMTAAGGLYLRKYSPYVATVFTTHATVTGRCVAGNGLPLYKDLGRLNAGELARQFNVVAKHSIEKIASQEHDVFCTVSEITARECESLLGSTVDVVTPNGFEDDFVWNGREFDEKRAEARRAMIRTAEATLSCKFDGEPLIVGTSGRYEFRNKGIDIFLDALKQLAETDALDREVLVYITVPSATTGPRKDLQAHLADENSPIDPKQNRFCTHYLEHPEWDQILNSIAGSVLANPSSKVKVVFVPTYLNGRDGIFDKSYYELLVGMDMTLFPSYYEPWGYTPLESTAFSVPTLTTTLAGFGLWAGSQGEHEGVTLVARNDDNYAEAAREIAKALLHFTKYTPQEVEIARNAAAELSRTALWSELYAAYEKAYSEAIERSVTRTNRAVLNDGGGATEQINFVRQQLITEKPHWNRVMVEKVLPKRLHALEVLSHNLWWSWTSGARDLFEYIDQKLWSECEKNPIVFLDRLPLERLQELEQDGSFLAMLDGVYAMFNEYMSEKPDPKAPTIAYFSMEYGLHSSLKIYSGGLGILAGDYLKEASDKNVPMVAMGLLYRYGYFTQRLSAQGAQEATYEAQNFSKLPISPVRDELGNWTTVQIALPGRTLSARVWRCQVGRTDLFLLDTDYEANLDEDRQITHYLYGGDWENRLKQELLLGLGGIRALRAMGIKQEVYHCNEGHAAFIGIERIRDLVRRKLTFSEALEVVRSSSLFTTHTPVPAGHDAFPESMIRQYLAHYPDVLGITWEQFINLGKTNPNDPEERFSMSVLACNLSQEVNGVSWLHGEVSKDILGNMWPGYFKNELHIGYVTNGVHFPTWCASNLRRLYMRYFPEGFSGHDYDIPAWQKVHDIPAAELWQERIFLKRKLVDHIRKRYSDPAQVRIDSPRQMVQIVEGIKPDVLTIGFARRFATYKRAYLLFTNLDRLSAIVNNKERPVQFIFAGKAHPNDKPGQDLIKRIVEVAAMPQFVGKILFLQNYDMELARKMVQGVDVWLNTPTRPLEASGTSGEKCVMNGVLQFSVLDGWWVEGYKEGAGWALPMERTFADQRFQDELDAEMIYNTIEEQIVPLYYKRDEQNIPRDWVESVKRCVADIAANFTTNRMMRDYEERFYGKLAARRHEIVAGDYMLAREIAAWKRRISAAWDKVRIVEVKQAKIDREAMFVGEHYPFEIKIDVADLRPEDIGAELVVAKQIEYGQPVNVIETVPLERTAVEGTTVTYALDYRSGRSGSFDVALRIYPSNPHLPHRMDFALVKWA
- the hemW gene encoding radical SAM family heme chaperone HemW; the protein is MAGLYLHIPFCKRVCAYCDFYKSADLRPMKAVVEAMHDELRREAGFLPAEQLRTIYFGGGTPSLLPPEELEEFIAHAAELFDCTALEECTVEANPDDLTPDYLRRLARTRVDRLSIGVQSFDDGELRLMNRRHTADAARKAVRQAQEAGFGNVTVDLIFGVPGFGAATLARNLRETVALGVQHVSAYHLTVEPQTAFGRRMAQGRFSPVTEETSEEEFLTVHRTLRDAGFEHYEVSNYALPGRRAIHNSAYWSGDPYLGIGPAAHSFDGECRRWAVADIGRYLAGGDRYESERLTERDRYNETVMTALRTAEGLDTKAIGRRFGPARLETLLDAARPWLDAGDATLRDGRLAIPAERFLLSDAVIAALFWEC